Proteins found in one Triticum urartu cultivar G1812 chromosome 4, Tu2.1, whole genome shotgun sequence genomic segment:
- the LOC125553704 gene encoding protein ESMERALDA 1-like has translation MQGQQVYSRLGSFGGAAPGTPSPPPPPSPSPVRGGGGSGRRTPGKSGAARGSQEAAAAAAGAAGWGAAARRAAWALLAALLRRQAVFLFAPLLYVAAMLLYMGSLPLDVVPRIITRSAPGSVYRSPQLYARLRPDMDADNSTDALATVWRQTYKGGVWRPCIHNLTNSLPESNGYIYVEANGGLNQQRTSICNAVAIAGFLNATLIIPNFHFHSIWKDPRSPHFSHSILKYIFD, from the exons ATGCAGGGCCAGCAGGTGTACAGCCGCCTCGGGAGCttcggcggggcggcgccgggcacgccgtccccgcccccgcccccgtccccgtcccccgtgcgcggcggcggcggctcggggaGGCGGACGCCGGGGAAGTCCGGCGCGGCGAGGGGGTcccaggaggcggcggcggcggcggcgggggccgCCGGGTGGGGCGCCGCGGCCAGGCGGGCGGCGTGGGCGCTGCTCGCCGCGCTGCTGCGGCGGCAGGCCGTCTTCCTCTTCGCGCCGCTGCTCTACGTCGCCGCCATGCTGCTCTACATGGGCTCGCTCCCGCTCGACGTCGTGCCGCGGATCATCACGCGCTCCGCCCCCGGCTCCGTCTACCGCAGCCCCCAGCTGTACGCGCGCCTCCGCCCCGACATGGACGCCGACAACTCCACCGACGCG TTAGCAACTGTATGGAGGCAAACCTACAAAGGTGGTGTCTGGCGACCTTGCATACACAATCTGACAAACA GTTTGCCTGAATCAAATGGCTACATATATGTGGAGGCAAATGGTGGTTTGAATCAACAAAGGACATCG ATATGCAATGCGGTTGCTATTGCTGGTTTTCTAAATGCTACTCTTATTATCCCGAATTTccatttccacagcatttggaaGGATCCAAGGTCTCCTCATTTCTCCCACTCCATTCTCAAATACATTTTTGACTAG